The DNA sequence GGACAGCGACGACCATTGCCGGTTTTGGCCTGGCGGCGGCCCGTCTCAATGCGTGTCCGGTTCCCCTTTGGTCCACCTGCCTGTTCTTTGGCGATTGCGGTGAAATCTCCCGTCGCCCCTGACCCGTTTTCGGAGGCCGTGCGGGTCATCGCGCTGATCCCGAGAGGGCGCGTCGGCTTGGCCTTTTTGCGGTCTCTCACACTTGCCAAAAGCTCCGAAGTCGTTCAGCACCTGAACCCATCGGGGCGGACCGCGAAATGTATCGTCGAAGGCTGGCCCCGAAAACCTTCCGATGGACGGCTGCGGGGCAGAATTTGATGACTTTTCGGCAAATTTCCAGGGCCTTGCCCTTGGCTGGCTGTCTGGTCCTCGCGGCGTGCAGTCAGACGCGGGATACCTTCCTTGTGCCCGGCGGGCCGATCGCAGAGGCGCAGCGCGCCGAATTGATCCAGATCCTGGGGTGGACCCTGATCGCGATCGTGCCGGTTTTTCTGCTCGTGCCCATCCTCTTGCGCCGCTACCGCTATGGCAACGGTTCCGCGCGCTACACGCCGGACTGGGAAAGGTCGCCGCTGCTCGAAACGCTGATGTGGGGGGTGCCGCTGGTCATCGTGACGATCCTGTCGGTACAACTCTACCGCACGACCCACGCGCTTGACCCCTACAAGCCCATCGCATCCGGCAATCCGCCCCTGCGGGTCGACGTTGTCGGGCTTGATTGGAAGTTTCTGTTCATCTATCCCGATCTCGGCATCGCCACGGTCAATGAACTGGCCTTCCCCGAGGAAACCTCGGTCGCATTGGACCTGACGACCGACACGGTGATGCAGTCCTTCCTGATCTCGGCCCTGGCGGGGCAGATCTATACAATGCCGGGGATGCGCACCAGGCTGCATATCCTCGCCGACGACCCCGGCAGCTTTGAGGGAGAGAATACGCAGTTCAACGGCGACGGCTTTGCGGATCAGAAGTTCCGTGCCATCGCAATGGCCCCGACCGATTTCGACGCCTGGGCGGCACGGGTCAGGTCGGGCGGCCAGCCGCTGA is a window from the Sulfitobacter sp. THAF37 genome containing:
- a CDS encoding cytochrome ubiquinol oxidase subunit II, producing the protein MAGCLVLAACSQTRDTFLVPGGPIAEAQRAELIQILGWTLIAIVPVFLLVPILLRRYRYGNGSARYTPDWERSPLLETLMWGVPLVIVTILSVQLYRTTHALDPYKPIASGNPPLRVDVVGLDWKFLFIYPDLGIATVNELAFPEETSVALDLTTDTVMQSFLISALAGQIYTMPGMRTRLHILADDPGSFEGENTQFNGDGFADQKFRAIAMAPTDFDAWAARVRSGGQPLTQASYAELAEASSGAEAQRRLGAEGLPEGVVHFSSVEGDLFETILHRYMHGTAVPPSAQPGAVGYDPQTTLGKQTQ